The following proteins are co-located in the Acanthochromis polyacanthus isolate Apoly-LR-REF ecotype Palm Island chromosome 7, KAUST_Apoly_ChrSc, whole genome shotgun sequence genome:
- the LOC110970006 gene encoding LOW QUALITY PROTEIN: fibrinogen C domain-containing protein 1-like (The sequence of the model RefSeq protein was modified relative to this genomic sequence to represent the inferred CDS: inserted 1 base in 1 codon; deleted 1 base in 1 codon), protein MMLNDRWTIMNNSSSELDSKRPNTHKRCCSVLLWSVVTLVVIAAAVTTTMTILYLNQYPLPFISRGGVSPPVILTNPKDSGALVTVSRVVDGEPISIFLDPNCPDFSEHFVRWEALQSSLLTTLSNHNTDWQERGLLQKLGEELKGLAGHAHNLRLEADSLKRGQGVLNQQLDGLQSDQSRIIQVLSDSHAGVMKLTAGFSDSLLSLQREMESLRRLKSELSRESSFTALRPRDCSDVQASGVSQNGVYSVFPTHDPDGFMVYCDMSTDGGGWTVFQRREDGSVNFFRGWDAYRDGFGTTNGEHWLGLQRVHSLTRSGVYELRIDMSDFDNATAFAHYSHFSVGRDSVNPEEDGYPLEVEGYSGTAGDSLLKHSGXQFTTKDRDQDQSENNCAAYYQGAWWYRNCHTSNLNGQYLRGGHASYADGVEWSSWTGWQYSLRFTEMKVRPSTRPKS, encoded by the exons atGATGCTGAATGACCGGTGGACCATCATGAACAACAGCAGCTCTGAACTCGATAGCAAGCGCCCCAACACGCACAAG AGGTGCTGCAGCGTCCTGTTATGGTCTGTTGTCACGCTGGTTGTCATAGCAGCCGCTGTCACGACAACCATGACTATCCTGTACCTGAACCAGTATCCTCTACCCTTCATCAGCAG gGGCGGAGTCTCTCCACCTGTGATTTTGACCAATCCCAAAGACTCTGGTGCCCTGGTGACGGTCTCGCGTGTCGTGGATGGAGAACCAATCAGCATCTTTCTGGACCCAAACTGTCCGGACTTCAGCGAGCACTTCGTCCGCTGGGAGGCGCTGCAGAGCTCACTGCTGACGACGCTGTCCAATCACAACACAGACTGGCAGGAGAGGGGACTGCTGCAGAAGCTGGGCGAGGAGCTGAAGGGGTTAGCAGGCCATGCCCACAACCTGAGGCTGGAAGCTGATTCGCTGAAAAGAGGTCAAGGTGTTCTGAACCAGCAGCTggatggactgcagagtgacCAGAGCCGCATCATCCAG GTGTTATCTGACAGCCATGCAGGTGTAATGAAGCTAACGGCAGGTTTCAGTGATTCTCTGCTCAGCCTgcagagggagatggagagtcTGAGGAGGCTGAAGAGTGAGCTGAGCAGAGAGAGTTCGTTCACAG CTCTCAGACCCAGAGACTGCAGCGACGTTCAGGCATCCGGCGTCTCACAGAACGGagtttattcagtg tttccaacCCACGACCCCGACGGCTTCATGGTTTACTGTGACATGAGCACCGACGGAGGAGGGTGGACG GTGTTCCAGAGGAGGGAGGACGGATCAGTGAACTTCTTCAGAGGATGGGACGCCTACAGAGATGGCTTCGGGACGACCAATGGAGAACACTGGCTAG GTCTTCAGAGGGTCCACTCCCTGACCAGATCTGGGGTTTATGAGTTGCGTATTGACATGTCTGACTTCGATAACGCCACAGCGTTCGCTCATTACTCCCATTTCTCTGTTGGCCGAGACTCAGTGAACCCTGAAGAGGACGGATACCCGCTGGAGGTGGAGGGGTACTCTGGGACGGCAG GTGACTCCCTTCTGAAGCACTCTG TGCAGTTCACCACCAAAGACCGGGACCAGGACCAGTCGGAGAACAACTGTGCGGCGTACTACCAGGGGGCTTGGTGGTACCGGAACTGCCACACCTCCAACCTGAACGGCCAGTACCTGAGGGGAGGCCACGCCTCCTACGCTGACGGAGTGGAGTGGTCCAGCTGGACGGGCTGGCAGTACTCGCTAAGGTTCACCGAGATGAAGGTCCGACCCAGTACCAGACCCAAGTCCTGA